A window of Dorea formicigenerans contains these coding sequences:
- a CDS encoding MFS transporter has product MEEKKYLKWYNKIGYGSGDIAGNVVYAFLTSFMMVYLTDSVGLAAGVVGSLIAVSKLFDGFTDIFFGSMIDKTHSKMGKAKPWMLYGYIGCAITLICCFAVPVSLGTTAKYAWFFISYTLLNGVFYTANNIAYSALTSLITKNSKERVQMGSYRFIFAFSTSLLIQAITVGFVDKCGGDAAAWRTVAIIYAIIGLVVNTISALSVKELPEEELNEGEVKDDNEKYGMVQAFKLLVKNKYYMMICGTYILQQLYGAMIGAGIYYMTWVLKNKNLFGQFAWAVNIPLIIALIFTPTLVGKWKGMYKLNLRGYVLAVIGRALVVVAGYMGSVPLMMAFTALAALGQGPWQGDMNAVIASCSEYTYLTQGKRIDGTMYSCTSLGVKIGGGIGTAVVGWLLEFSGYIGTSATQPQSALDMMQFMYLWLPLIFDVLIMFVLSRMNVEDANKKLKAEKGIAADEITDASDIN; this is encoded by the coding sequence ATGGAAGAAAAAAAGTATTTGAAATGGTATAACAAAATTGGATATGGATCAGGCGATATTGCAGGTAATGTAGTCTATGCGTTCCTGACATCTTTTATGATGGTCTATTTGACGGACTCAGTAGGACTTGCTGCAGGTGTCGTAGGTAGCCTGATTGCCGTATCAAAACTATTTGATGGTTTTACGGATATATTTTTTGGATCAATGATTGACAAAACACACAGTAAAATGGGAAAAGCGAAACCCTGGATGCTATATGGATATATTGGTTGTGCCATTACGCTGATCTGCTGTTTTGCAGTACCAGTCAGCTTGGGAACAACGGCTAAATATGCATGGTTCTTTATCTCTTACACACTGTTAAATGGTGTGTTTTATACAGCAAACAATATTGCTTATTCAGCACTTACGTCACTGATTACAAAGAACAGCAAAGAGCGTGTGCAGATGGGATCTTACCGTTTTATTTTTGCGTTTTCAACAAGTCTTCTGATTCAGGCAATTACAGTTGGATTTGTAGATAAATGTGGTGGAGATGCTGCAGCATGGAGAACGGTTGCTATTATCTATGCAATCATTGGTCTTGTCGTAAATACGATTTCAGCACTTTCTGTTAAGGAACTTCCTGAGGAAGAACTTAACGAAGGAGAAGTAAAGGATGATAATGAAAAGTACGGAATGGTACAGGCATTCAAGCTTCTTGTTAAAAACAAATATTACATGATGATTTGTGGAACATATATTTTACAGCAGTTATATGGTGCCATGATTGGAGCTGGCATTTATTACATGACATGGGTACTGAAAAATAAGAATTTGTTTGGACAATTTGCATGGGCAGTAAATATTCCACTGATTATTGCCCTGATTTTCACACCGACATTAGTTGGTAAGTGGAAAGGTATGTATAAACTGAACTTAAGAGGTTATGTCTTAGCAGTCATCGGTAGAGCACTTGTTGTTGTTGCAGGATATATGGGCAGTGTTCCGCTGATGATGGCATTTACAGCTCTTGCAGCCTTAGGTCAGGGACCATGGCAGGGAGATATGAATGCAGTTATCGCATCCTGTTCTGAATACACTTATCTTACACAGGGAAAGAGAATTGACGGAACGATGTACTCTTGTACTTCTCTTGGCGTAAAAATCGGTGGAGGTATTGGAACCGCTGTTGTTGGATGGCTGCTTGAGTTCAGTGGATATATCGGAACAAGTGCAACTCAGCCGCAGTCTGCACTTGATATGATGCAGTTTATGTATCTTTGGCTTCCGTTAATCTTTGATGTATTGATTATGTTTGTACTTTCAAGAATGAATGTAGAAGATGCAAATAAAAAACTGAAAGCAGAAAAAGGAATTGCTGCAGATGAAATAACAGATGCATCAGACATAAATTAG
- a CDS encoding GGDEF domain-containing protein, which produces MQTSKKNKNIIGIIQSFLILILVVLIIFMMIQISRLQGTARVINYAGLVRGATQREVKLEITGNQNDELIKYLDDILLGLRYQDGHYNLVKLNDEEYQGKLKIQSDYWDKLKTEIEAVRNKGYENTDIVNMSEIYFTAADETVSAAESYSEKIAIKIRTIELLSALDMLILVILVIMQTLKAMQMAMQNRLLEQKAFVDAHTGLPNKNACNELLNKKDIITDSTACIMFDLNNLKTVNDTMGHSAGDRLIKNFSKLLQSVIPEKDFVGRYGGDEFIAVIYHTNEAEIKEILKVLYREKDRLNSYENQIPIDYACGWALSSNDMSCTMQMLLDDADANMYKNKQLCKKYN; this is translated from the coding sequence ATGCAGACAAGCAAGAAAAATAAAAATATAATAGGTATTATACAGAGTTTCCTTATATTGATATTAGTGGTTCTTATTATTTTTATGATGATTCAGATTAGCAGGCTGCAGGGGACAGCACGCGTAATAAATTATGCAGGTCTGGTACGTGGAGCTACACAGCGCGAAGTAAAATTAGAAATTACAGGAAACCAAAATGATGAATTAATTAAATATTTGGATGATATTCTTCTTGGATTGAGATATCAGGATGGACATTATAATCTGGTAAAACTCAATGACGAAGAATATCAGGGGAAATTGAAAATCCAGAGTGATTACTGGGATAAATTGAAAACAGAAATTGAAGCAGTAAGAAACAAGGGATACGAAAATACAGACATTGTTAATATGAGTGAAATATATTTCACGGCAGCAGATGAAACTGTCTCTGCCGCAGAAAGCTATTCAGAAAAGATTGCTATAAAGATCCGTACTATAGAGCTTTTGTCGGCACTTGATATGTTGATTCTGGTGATATTGGTTATTATGCAGACTCTAAAGGCAATGCAGATGGCAATGCAAAACAGACTGCTGGAACAGAAAGCATTCGTAGATGCCCATACTGGGCTGCCAAATAAAAATGCCTGTAATGAGCTTCTTAATAAAAAAGATATAATTACAGATTCTACAGCATGCATAATGTTTGATTTAAATAATCTAAAAACTGTAAATGATACAATGGGACATTCCGCAGGAGATCGGTTAATAAAGAATTTCTCAAAGCTTTTGCAAAGTGTTATTCCAGAAAAGGATTTTGTTGGAAGATATGGCGGAGATGAGTTTATAGCAGTCATTTATCATACAAATGAGGCGGAAATTAAGGAAATATTAAAAGTTTTGTACAGAGAAAAAGATAGATTAAATAGTTATGAAAATCAAATACCAATCGACTATGCATGCGGATGGGCATTATCCTCCAATGATATGTCGTGTACAATGCAGATGTTATTGGATGATGCAGATGCTAATATGTATAAAAATAAACAGTTATGTAAGAAATATAATTAG
- a CDS encoding response regulator has translation MGTSVRYNESAVFATNIFEPFAQERADARSNYHGTGLGMSIVKKMIDKMGGTISVTSEVGKGSAFVVELPFEMGAAPEKSKKEEADKENSIYGLNLMLVEDNELNAEVAEILLEDEGAIITMVNDGQQAVELFNNNPVGTFDAILMDIMMPVMDGLTATKAIRALNRPDAGIIPIIAMTANAFAEDV, from the coding sequence TTGGGTACATCCGTACGTTATAACGAATCCGCTGTATTTGCGACAAATATTTTTGAACCGTTTGCACAAGAAAGAGCTGATGCCCGGAGCAATTATCATGGAACCGGACTTGGCATGTCTATTGTGAAAAAAATGATTGATAAAATGGGAGGCACGATTTCTGTTACCAGCGAAGTGGGAAAGGGATCCGCTTTTGTAGTTGAATTGCCTTTTGAGATGGGAGCTGCACCAGAAAAATCTAAGAAAGAAGAGGCGGATAAAGAGAATAGCATTTACGGTTTAAATCTCATGTTAGTAGAGGATAATGAGTTGAATGCCGAGGTTGCAGAAATACTTTTAGAAGATGAAGGTGCAATAATTACAATGGTTAATGATGGACAGCAGGCTGTCGAATTATTTAATAATAATCCGGTGGGTACATTTGATGCAATACTTATGGATATTATGATGCCGGTAATGGATGGATTGACAGCGACTAAAGCAATCCGGGCTTTAAATCGACCAGATGCAGGAATAATTCCGATTATTGCAATGACCGCCAATGCTTTTGCAGAAGATGTATAA
- a CDS encoding helix-turn-helix transcriptional regulator produces the protein MQLKYVDTKEEIIAINRKSKHIEPHLHNALEIVCVTSGALELGVGQELYHMEKGDIGFVFPDVIHHYQVLTPGVNKATYLIASPFTIVKFADIMQSMAPEYPIIKAEKVEPEVYRVINAILETEQSDITVAQAYLQIVLARCIGKLNLVEKSSVGSNDLIYQTVSYISANFKKKFSLEEMAKDLGVSKYVLSRLFSKTFHRNFNQYLNDARLNYACHRLENTSDSITNICLDSGFESQRTFNRVFKERYKISPSDYRSICVKEMLS, from the coding sequence ATGCAGTTAAAATATGTTGACACAAAAGAGGAGATCATAGCAATAAATAGGAAGTCAAAACATATTGAACCACATCTTCATAATGCACTGGAGATCGTTTGTGTAACAAGTGGAGCATTAGAACTTGGTGTCGGACAGGAACTATACCATATGGAAAAAGGAGATATAGGCTTTGTATTTCCAGATGTTATTCATCACTATCAGGTACTGACACCCGGTGTAAATAAAGCGACGTATCTGATTGCATCGCCATTTACGATAGTCAAATTTGCAGATATCATGCAATCCATGGCTCCTGAATACCCAATCATCAAAGCGGAAAAGGTTGAACCGGAGGTATATAGGGTTATAAATGCAATTTTAGAGACAGAACAGTCGGATATTACTGTTGCACAGGCATATCTTCAAATTGTGTTGGCACGCTGCATAGGAAAATTAAATTTGGTAGAAAAGAGTAGTGTGGGGAGCAATGATCTTATTTACCAGACAGTTTCCTATATATCAGCAAATTTTAAGAAGAAGTTTTCTCTGGAAGAGATGGCAAAAGATCTGGGGGTGAGCAAATATGTTTTATCCAGACTCTTTTCCAAAACATTCCATAGAAACTTTAATCAATATCTTAACGATGCAAGGCTGAACTATGCATGCCATCGTTTGGAAAATACGAGTGATTCTATTACAAACATTTGTCTGGATAGTGGATTTGAAAGTCAGAGAACATTTAACCGAGTATTTAAAGAAAGATATAAAATATCACCGAGTGATTATCGGAGTATTTGTGTGAAAGAGATGTTGTCATAA
- a CDS encoding peptidylprolyl isomerase, with translation MDQKVLAVVGGHEITDKEVDAFIKSLPREQQAYASNPQFRAQCQEQLEALYSFAKYGEDLKLDETEEYKSVMENARKDILARLAMKQLFDSVKVTDEEVKDYYEANKSQFKKGATVHAKHILTDSEEKCNQILESIVSGEKVFEDAAKEFSTCPSGQRGGDLGEFGKGQMVKEFEDAAFAAEIGHVVGPVKTQFGYHLIKVEEKKDAAESSFDEVKEQIKSQLKQQKQGDAYSKKVAELTEKYKEK, from the coding sequence ATGGATCAGAAAGTATTAGCCGTTGTAGGCGGACACGAAATTACAGATAAAGAGGTCGATGCATTTATAAAGAGCCTTCCGAGAGAGCAGCAGGCATATGCATCTAATCCGCAGTTCCGTGCACAGTGCCAGGAGCAGTTGGAAGCACTTTATTCATTTGCAAAATACGGAGAAGATCTGAAGTTAGATGAGACGGAAGAATACAAGAGTGTAATGGAGAATGCAAGAAAAGATATTCTTGCACGCCTTGCTATGAAGCAGTTATTTGATAGTGTGAAAGTGACTGACGAGGAAGTCAAAGATTATTATGAAGCAAATAAGTCTCAGTTTAAAAAAGGGGCAACTGTTCACGCAAAGCATATCCTTACAGATTCCGAGGAAAAATGTAATCAGATTCTGGAATCTATTGTAAGCGGTGAGAAAGTATTCGAAGACGCAGCAAAAGAATTTTCTACATGCCCTTCCGGACAGAGAGGCGGAGACCTTGGAGAATTCGGCAAAGGACAGATGGTCAAGGAATTTGAGGATGCAGCATTTGCAGCAGAGATCGGGCATGTAGTCGGACCTGTGAAAACTCAGTTCGGATATCACCTGATTAAAGTTGAGGAGAAAAAAGATGCTGCAGAATCCAGCTTTGACGAGGTGAAAGAACAGATTAAGAGCCAGCTCAAACAGCAGAAACAGGGCGATGCTTACAGCAAAAAAGTAGCAGAACTGACAGAGAAATATAAAGAAAAATAA
- a CDS encoding transporter substrate-binding domain-containing protein, translating to MVTSARKTPDREEKFDFSRPIGTNHGMLTVRSDNSTIVDGNYSTYNGMRVALLNGNIWQHLWILKR from the coding sequence ATGGTAACATCTGCCCGCAAAACACCGGACAGAGAAGAAAAGTTTGATTTTTCACGTCCAATCGGAACCAATCATGGGATGCTGACCGTCCGCAGTGACAACAGCACGATTGTGGACGGCAATTACAGCACTTACAACGGTATGCGTGTGGCGCTTTTGAACGGAAACATTTGGCAACACCTCTGGATATTGAAAAGATGA
- a CDS encoding SLC13 family permease: protein MIRKLYTFFQKETVLSISVILAVFSMFWIKPDHTYISYIDFRTLGLLFCLMTIVAGLKEIGVFDFLAEKMLSKAHGTKAIVTLLVLLCFFFSMVITNDVALITFVPLALIMLHKLPEELTEYWLIKVVVMQTIAANLGSMLTPIGNPQNLYLYAQADMSAFALIRLMLPYSVVSLILLLIWIRFAASKAPKMSKKNNIFLSFSNTSEHHRENVLKSIANRKTEYLIAYLLLFAACLLTVAHILDFRIPLLLVVLYVIIRNHTLLGKVDYSLLATFTALFIFIGNLGRISQFSHFLSSIMTGRETITAILASQVMSNVPAAILLSGFANNYTSLIIGTNIGGLGTLIASMASLISFKYIAKENPHLRGKYFTLFTVANILFLAILLLLIKCLTAF from the coding sequence ATGATACGAAAATTATACACATTTTTCCAGAAAGAGACTGTTTTATCTATCTCTGTGATTCTGGCTGTTTTTTCGATGTTCTGGATAAAACCGGACCACACTTATATTTCTTATATTGATTTTCGAACCCTCGGTCTTTTATTTTGTCTGATGACAATTGTAGCAGGGCTGAAAGAGATTGGCGTTTTTGATTTTCTGGCAGAAAAAATGTTGTCAAAAGCCCACGGAACAAAAGCAATTGTAACACTGCTCGTACTGTTGTGTTTTTTCTTTTCTATGGTAATTACAAATGATGTTGCTCTGATTACATTTGTGCCTTTAGCACTCATCATGTTGCATAAATTACCGGAAGAACTGACCGAATACTGGCTTATAAAAGTAGTTGTCATGCAGACGATTGCTGCAAATCTCGGAAGTATGCTGACTCCTATCGGAAATCCACAGAATCTTTATCTTTACGCCCAGGCTGATATGTCTGCTTTCGCATTAATACGATTAATGCTTCCTTATTCTGTCGTTTCCTTGATATTGTTACTGATCTGGATTAGGTTTGCCGCATCCAAAGCTCCAAAAATGAGCAAAAAGAACAATATATTCCTGTCATTTTCTAATACTTCCGAACATCATAGGGAAAATGTTCTGAAAAGTATTGCAAACCGAAAAACAGAATATCTCATTGCATACTTGTTACTTTTTGCAGCCTGTCTCCTGACCGTTGCACATATTCTCGACTTTCGGATTCCGCTCCTTTTGGTTGTTCTTTATGTCATAATTCGCAACCACACTTTGCTTGGGAAAGTCGATTACTCTCTTCTGGCAACCTTTACTGCATTATTTATTTTTATTGGAAACCTTGGACGTATTTCTCAGTTCAGCCATTTCCTCAGCAGTATTATGACCGGACGTGAGACAATCACTGCAATTCTGGCAAGCCAGGTCATGAGCAATGTGCCAGCTGCGATTCTGCTGTCTGGTTTTGCGAATAACTACACATCCTTGATCATCGGCACCAATATCGGCGGGCTTGGAACACTGATTGCCTCTATGGCAAGCCTCATTAGCTTTAAATACATTGCAAAAGAGAATCCTCACCTGCGTGGAAAATATTTCACTTTATTTACAGTTGCAAATATTCTATTCCTGGCAATTTTACTTTTGCTAATCAAATGCCTTACAGCATTTTAA
- a CDS encoding glycoside hydrolase family 2 TIM barrel-domain containing protein — protein MIVPRYYENLSVLHENTMPARSYYIPASKRMDNLVEHREESDRMQLLNGTWKFQYFNSIYDIQDSFFAKNYDTENFDEIQVPSVWQMAGYDTHQYTNIRYPFPFDPPYVPQDIPCGAYVHNFEYSRDEKASKAFLNFEGVDSCFYVWINGSYIGYSQVSHMTSEFDVTDVLQDGTNTVAVLVMKWCDGSYLEDQDKFRMSGIFRDVYILKRPKQAISDYHIKTRIEDMLAKVEIEMKFYSPLNVKISIEDRNGAVVALGSIAEEGTAVLEIASPELWNTENPYLYKLILETENEVIVDHIALRKIEIKDQVIYLNGQKIKFRGVNRHDSDPVTGFTISLEQLTTDLTLMKQHNFNAIRSSHYPNAPFFYEMCDKYGFMVIDEADIEAHGPFMIYRKEDTDYNRFKRWNEKIADDPVWEEAIVDRVKLMVERDKNRFCIVMWSMGNESAYGCNFEKALEWTKNFDPDRITQYESARYRNYDETYDYSNLDVYSRMYPALSEIQEYLDKDGSKPFLLVEYCHSMGNGPGDFEDYFQMIQDNNKMCGGFVWEWCDHAIAHGTAENGKTIYAYGGDHGEEIHDGNFCMDGLVYPDRTVHTGLLEYKNVYRPARVISYDKESGELVLHNYMDFDDLKDYVKISYELTQDGLVISKGKLPEVSAAPHSEGKINLKVNVPESGKCYLKFIYHLKKELPLLDEDHILGFDEIEVSKDGAKCKLAEKWLQKTAVDSELQVNENDTQIHIKGREFAYTIDKRTALFTEMKFAGREYLNHPMELNIWRAPTDNDMYIKSEWKKAHYDKAYTRAYTTEVVQGKHGVKITSHASIVAETVQKILDVTITWKIEAAGKIDADIEVTKDDEFPDLPRFGVRMFLDKKLSAARYFGMGPQESYCDKHQAASHGLYQANVDDLHEDYIRPQENGSHYDCEYVELNNSRYGIVVSAENAFSFNASYYTQEELGKKTHNYELTESDSVVFCVDYALNGIGSNSCGPVVLNQYRFDDVLFRFQFTLIPYVKG, from the coding sequence ATGATCGTACCACGTTATTATGAAAATCTGAGCGTACTGCACGAAAACACAATGCCAGCCAGATCCTATTATATTCCGGCATCCAAAAGAATGGATAACTTGGTGGAACACAGAGAAGAATCAGATCGTATGCAGTTATTGAATGGAACTTGGAAATTCCAGTATTTTAACAGCATCTATGACATTCAGGATTCTTTCTTTGCGAAGAATTATGATACAGAAAATTTTGATGAGATTCAGGTTCCAAGTGTATGGCAGATGGCAGGATATGATACACACCAGTATACAAACATCCGGTATCCGTTTCCGTTTGATCCACCATATGTGCCACAGGATATTCCGTGTGGAGCTTATGTACATAATTTTGAGTACAGCAGAGATGAGAAAGCATCAAAAGCTTTTTTGAACTTTGAAGGAGTAGACAGCTGCTTTTATGTATGGATCAATGGCTCTTACATAGGATACAGCCAGGTTTCACATATGACCAGTGAGTTTGATGTTACCGATGTACTTCAGGATGGAACGAATACGGTGGCAGTGTTGGTAATGAAATGGTGTGATGGTTCCTATTTGGAAGATCAGGACAAATTCCGTATGAGTGGTATTTTCCGGGATGTGTACATTTTGAAACGCCCAAAACAGGCAATCAGTGATTATCATATTAAAACAAGAATTGAGGATATGCTTGCGAAAGTAGAAATTGAAATGAAATTCTACTCTCCCTTAAATGTAAAAATTTCGATTGAAGATAGAAACGGAGCAGTTGTAGCACTAGGAAGTATTGCTGAAGAAGGAACAGCTGTATTAGAAATCGCAAGTCCGGAACTTTGGAATACAGAAAATCCATATCTATATAAACTGATTCTTGAAACAGAGAATGAAGTAATTGTAGATCACATTGCATTAAGAAAGATAGAGATTAAAGACCAGGTCATTTACCTAAATGGACAGAAGATTAAATTCCGTGGTGTCAATCGACATGATTCCGATCCGGTTACTGGATTTACAATCAGTCTGGAACAACTCACAACCGATCTTACGTTAATGAAGCAGCATAATTTTAATGCGATCCGTTCCAGCCACTATCCGAACGCACCATTTTTCTATGAAATGTGTGACAAGTATGGATTCATGGTGATAGATGAAGCAGATATTGAAGCTCATGGTCCATTTATGATCTACAGAAAAGAAGACACCGATTACAATCGGTTCAAACGATGGAATGAGAAGATTGCAGATGATCCGGTATGGGAAGAGGCAATCGTTGATCGAGTAAAACTCATGGTGGAACGTGATAAAAACCGTTTCTGTATTGTTATGTGGTCAATGGGAAATGAGAGTGCTTATGGCTGCAACTTTGAAAAAGCACTGGAATGGACAAAGAATTTTGATCCAGACCGTATCACACAATATGAGAGTGCAAGATACCGTAATTATGATGAAACATATGATTACAGCAATCTGGATGTGTACAGCCGGATGTATCCGGCGCTTTCCGAAATTCAGGAATATCTGGATAAAGATGGAAGCAAACCCTTCCTTTTGGTAGAGTACTGTCACAGTATGGGAAACGGACCTGGAGATTTTGAAGATTACTTCCAGATGATTCAGGATAATAATAAAATGTGCGGCGGCTTTGTCTGGGAATGGTGCGACCATGCGATTGCTCATGGAACTGCTGAGAATGGAAAGACTATATATGCTTATGGGGGCGACCATGGCGAAGAAATTCATGATGGCAACTTCTGTATGGATGGATTAGTATATCCGGACAGAACGGTACATACAGGACTTTTGGAATACAAGAATGTTTATCGCCCGGCAAGGGTTATTTCCTATGACAAAGAAAGCGGAGAACTGGTGCTTCATAACTACATGGATTTTGATGACTTGAAAGATTATGTGAAGATCAGTTATGAACTGACGCAGGACGGGCTTGTAATCAGCAAAGGTAAACTTCCAGAAGTTTCAGCAGCACCACACAGTGAAGGAAAAATAAACCTTAAAGTCAATGTGCCAGAGAGTGGAAAATGTTATTTAAAATTTATTTACCATCTGAAAAAGGAATTGCCACTGTTGGATGAAGACCATATTCTTGGATTCGATGAAATTGAGGTAAGCAAAGACGGTGCAAAATGTAAACTTGCTGAGAAATGGCTACAAAAAACAGCAGTGGACTCTGAGTTACAGGTAAATGAAAATGATACACAGATCCATATCAAGGGGCGTGAATTTGCTTATACCATAGACAAACGTACTGCACTCTTTACAGAGATGAAATTTGCAGGGCGGGAATACTTGAACCATCCAATGGAATTAAATATTTGGAGAGCTCCAACAGATAACGATATGTACATCAAGTCTGAATGGAAGAAAGCCCATTATGATAAAGCTTATACAAGAGCTTACACGACAGAGGTCGTGCAGGGAAAGCATGGTGTGAAAATTACAAGCCATGCATCCATTGTGGCAGAGACAGTACAGAAGATTCTTGATGTGACGATTACATGGAAAATAGAAGCTGCTGGAAAGATTGATGCAGATATTGAAGTAACAAAAGATGATGAATTCCCGGACCTGCCAAGATTTGGTGTGAGGATGTTCCTGGATAAAAAACTTTCAGCTGCACGATACTTTGGAATGGGACCACAGGAAAGCTATTGTGACAAACATCAGGCTGCGAGCCACGGTTTGTATCAGGCAAATGTAGACGATTTGCATGAGGATTATATTCGCCCACAGGAAAATGGAAGCCATTATGATTGTGAATATGTAGAGCTTAACAACAGTCGATATGGAATTGTGGTCTCTGCGGAAAATGCCTTCTCATTCAATGCTTCTTATTATACGCAGGAAGAACTTGGGAAGAAAACGCATAATTATGAATTGACAGAATCAGATAGTGTAGTATTTTGCGTTGACTACGCATTAAATGGCATTGGTTCTAATAGTTGTGGTCCAGTTGTATTGAATCAGTACCGATTTGATGATGTATTATTCCGGTTCCAGTTTACGCTGATACCGTATGTAAAGGGATAA